Part of the Candidatus Melainabacteria bacterium RIFOXYA2_FULL_32_9 genome is shown below.
AAAAATAAAATATCAAGTTGGTGATTTTTAATTTTTATCAATTTTAGAAAGCATATTATCTATCACGGAATCAGTCGGGGGATAATCTTTTGAGCTTTGTTTATGATGTTCATATGATAACAATATTTGTGCTTCTTTTAAATATGTTGTAAGGAGCTTTAATTTTGTAGGTTTTATGCTGCTATCCACCATTAACCATCTTTGTGTAAGGTTTTCCAGTTCTCTAAGCATTACTATTGCTTGCTGAATGTTTGTTGGAGTAGGATTATTCAGTAATTTTAAGATATAAGCATGAGTTTTTCCTGCTTCAGCAATAACTGCATTACCTGTATATTTACGTATGGCTATAAGGGAGCTATCATCTTGTTTTAGGCTGTTTACATTGTATAAAAATTCTTCTACAAGTATTCTTGCTGAATTTACAGGATTGCTATTTGGAGCTTTAGCTTCTTTAAATCTGTAAGGGCCAATTTCTAAAAGTTCTGATTTATCAGGATCAAGGTGTGCCATTGCAAATATTGTGCTTCCCATTAAGCCGTTGCCTTTAATGGCGTAGATTTGATCAAGTAAATCATCTGCTCCAAGTTGTCTAACGGCAATACCAGGATAGACAAATGCTTTATAGCCTATGGCTTTATTTATATAATTTATGCTTTCAACTAATTTTGGAGTGTTAGAGGAATATATCATTGGGTTTAATATGTCTACCCACCCTTTGTCAACCCAATTTTCCCAGTCTTGCTGGATTGAGCTCATTCTAGAGCTTCTTTCTGTGCCAAATACAGCAGCTGAAATTTGAATATCAGGTTTTATTTTTTTTAATCTGTAAGAAGCTTCCTGTACGAACTTTGTAACTTGCTTTGTTTTCCAGATATTCCAGGCTTTAATTATAGTTTCATCAGGCTTATCAAGTTTATAGCCCGATTCAATTTCAAATTTTTGTTTTCCTTCAGGATTATAGCCCATATAATTATTGACAGTTTGGAAAGGATATCTAATATAATCTAATTGAATTCCATCTATCTGATAATCAGTTGCCATCTCTTCTAAAATGGAAATTATCAGCTTTCTTGCCTTAATATTGGCGGGGTCTATCCAATATTCATGTTGATTTGCAGGAATCATATTGCCTGTTGGGCCTAGAAGAGCCAGGTCAGGATTTTTTGCTATTATGGGACCAGGATAATCATTTGGTTTTCCAATTATAGGATTGTGTCTTGTATTTCCTACGGCGAATATCCAGGCCCAGGCGTGTAATTCAATATTTCTTTTATGTGCTTCTTGAACCGCCCAATATAAAGGATCCCAGCCTTTAGTTTGTGGATTTTGCTCTGTTATTTCACTAGGGTAAATAGCATAACCTGCATTTAATGTTTCAAAGTATACGATATTTATTCCGATTTTTTGGATTTTATTGAATAAATCTGACATTTCTTTCGGGTTTTTAATAGCTACTATAGTGCCTCTGTCGAGCCATAGTGTTCTACCTTCAACAACATTTGACGGCACAACTTTTGCATATGCGTACATTGCATTTATTCTGGCTTTTTTAAGTTCTTCCTGTGCTTTTTCGTATTCGCAATTTTGATAATAAGATTTAGCCAGATTTTCCTGCATTTTTGAAATATATACGTGCTCCTGAATATCTGCAAGCGTTGTTGAACTTGCTTGTTTAAAAGATTCAAGAAATTCTGACGTATCTTGCCGTAATTTATTTATTTCACTTATTTTATCTTCCATCTCTTTAAATGCTAGTTTTGATTGCTCTTTAATGATAATTCCCGGCACTAATGACTCTATTGTTGACTTTATGGCAGCTACGTTAAATGAAAGTGTTCCATCATTACCCCACCTCCAGCTAATATAGCTACCTTTATTTGATATAGTTATTGCAGGAGAGGTTTCATTATTTTGATTCCAGGATGCAATTGGCTTTGAAGATGGATCTGAGAATATTGTGGCTATTCTTGTTGAAACAGGAAAGTAATTTTCCGGGATTTTATAATTATTAAGCCAATTTATCGTTGTTTTGTATGTAGTTCTTTGTGTGGAACCAAGCTGTACGCCTACAAGTTCAGCAAGTCTCTGAACCATTGGGCTAGAATAGGTATCAGGAAAAATTACTATAATTTTTCCACCTTCTTGTATATAGCTTTCGATTTTTGAGTATGTTTCCGGAGATAAGTCTGTTATTAAAGGGAGCACTATGATGCTGAAGTTTCTTACGCTTATAGTATCCAGCTCATTTTCAGAAATTATATTGTATTTTATATTTGTATTGCTAAATGTATAGACAATTTCTTGAAATAATTCACTATAATTGCCAATATGTCTGTTAGAATAAACTTTAGCGCTTGTATTACTGCTAATAATGCCTATTTGTGCAAATGCAGCTTGACAGGAGAATATAATAACAAAATTTAAGATTAGGAACAGGTTTAGTTTAAACAGCTTTTTATAAATATTCCTAATCATTAGCTGTTAGATTCCCCCATTTAAATCCGTATTACTGAAATAATTGCTTTAGTATACTCAATTAAGAAGATTTTTAAATATTGAATAGTATTCAAACATTAATTAAGTGGCTAAGCCACATTTTTAGGTCATCGATAATTCCAATAATACCTCAAGTCATTAAGTCTAAATACTTCAAAGCTTCTAATCGTTAACTTAAATCAGGTGATATTATCATCTATTATTATACTTTTATTTTCACTAATGGCTAGTCCTTTATTTAGCGGAAAATTTGCATATTGTAAGAAGTTTGTCATTTGAATAGTTCATTTAATATTCTACAAATTGTTTAGAAATTTTTTAATTAATCAAAAAGCTAATTTAGGAATAGGTTAATTTAGGTAATAAGTTAAAAATAGTTTTAATTTTGCTCTTTTTCTATAAGTGAATATAGTAAAATATTAATATGTAATGAATAATAATCATAAGAAAATATAAGAATGACAAAGCAATTTCAGTTAGTATCAAACTATGGTCCGGCTGGTGATCAGCCAAAAGCTATTCAATCTCTGACAGAAGGAATAAGGAATGGTTTTAGGAGTCAGACTCTTTTAGGGGTAACAGGGTCCGGTAAAACTTATACAATTGCAAATGTTATACAAAATGTACAAAAGCCAACTTTGCTTATTGCCCATAATAAGACTTTAGCAGCTCAACTATATAATGAAATGAAAGAATTATTGCCCAATAATGCTGTTGAGTATTTTATAAGTTATTATGACTATTATCAGCCGGAAGCATACATTCCTAGAACTGATACATACATTGAAAAAACAGCCAGCGTCAATGATGAAATTGACAGACTTCGCCATAGTACTACAAGAAGTTTATTTGAAAGAAAAGATGTTGTAGTTGTGGCAAGTGTTAGCTGTATTTATGGTTTGGGACTTCCTCAAAACTATTTTAGGGGTTCAATAAAAATATCTCTTGGGGATTTAATAGATCGTGATGACTTTTTAAGAGAGTTAGTAAATGTTCATTATGAAAGAAATGATATTGAACTTAAGAGGGGAACTTTTAGGGCTAGAGGTGATATTGTTGAAATTCAGCCATCTTATGAAAATACTATAATCAGGCTTCAGTTTTTTGGTGATGAGATTGAAAAAATCTCAAAAATTGATCATGTAACTGGTGAAGTGCTTGAAATTTGCGAAAATGTGATTATTTTTCCTGCTGTTCATTATTTATCAGGAACTGAAGATCTTCTTGAAACTTGTCAACTAATTAAGAATGAATTGGTTGAGAGATATGACGAATTAAAAAGCCAGAATAAGCTACTTGAAGCTCAAAGAATTTGGCAAAGAACCAGTCATGATATAGAAATGATTAGAGAAGTCGGCTATTGTAACGGAATTGAGAATTATTCAAGAATTTTTGAAAGAAGAGAACCAGGTTCACCATCAGCTACTTTGTTAGATTATTTTTCTGATGATTTTCTTGTCGTTATAGATGAGTCTCACGTTACTTTGCCCCAAATAAAAGGCATGTATAATGGGGATGCTGCAAGAAAAAGTGTTCTGATTGATTATGGATTCAGGCTTCCCTGTGCTAGAGATAATAGACCACTTAAAATTGAAGAATTCTGGGAGAGAGTTAATCAGGTTATATATGTTTCGGCTACTCCTGCTGAGTTTGAAAGAACAACTGCTGATCAGATAGTTGAGCAGATAATTCGTCCAACAGGACTTATTGATCCTGGAGTAGAAATAAGGCCTATTGAGAATCAGGTTGATGATCTTATAAGTGAGATTAAAAAACGTGCTGACAAGAATGAAAGAGTATTAATAACCACTCTTACAAAGAAAATGGCTGAAGATCTTTCGGATTATTTTCTTCAGCTTGGCATCAGAGTCAGATATTTACATAGTGAAATACTGTCACTTGAAAGAGTAGAAATCTTAAGAGATTTAAGGCTGGGTGAATTCGATGTATTAATTGGAGTAAACCTGCTTAGAGAAGGGCTGGATTTGCCGGAAGTTACACTGGTTGCAATAATGGATGCTGATAAAGAAGGATTCTTAAGGTCTGAAACAAGTTTAATTCAGACTATTGGCAGAGCTGCAAGAAATTCTTGCGGTAAAGTCATTCTTTATGCTGATAAAATTACTAACAGTATTCAAAGAGCAAAAGAAGAAACTGACAGAAGAAGGCAAATTCAAATTGAACATAACAGAATAAATAATATTACGCCTAAAACTATTGTTAAAGATATCAAAAATAACTTGCTTGAACTTGTAAATAGTTATAGAAGTGTCGAGGATGTTATAGCTGAGCAGATGGTAGAAATTGGTGCTACAATTGATGATCTGCCTAAAATTATTGATAAGCTCGAAAAAAGTATGCATGCAGCTGCTAAGATTCTTGATTTTGAGCGTGCAGCAGAGATTAGAGATAAGCTGAAAAGTCTTAGGGAAATTCAGAAATCATCTCCTGCTAAAGTTCAAACTAGCAAGATAAAGAAAAAATAAGGTGATATAAATCACCTAACTTAAGTTAACGCTTGATATCTTTGTAGCTGATAGACTTGACCTAAAGTTATCAGTCATAGTTGGAGCACTACTAAAAATAATAAGGCAGTTAAACAGTATAAAAAGATTTTCATCTATTTATACTGTTTAACATAGGTGGACACCCCGATCCTTATAACCGTCTTCCGACGAATTAAGCTAGGGTCGAGGCATCCTATATATATTATCCATTTAGGTTGCTTGGAATTGATGAAAGAAGTCCAATTAAATTTTACATTATTAATATAACATTATTTTATATAAACAACATCATCCTAAAGTGTTAAAATAAATATCACCCTTTTAAGGTTTATTAATAAAAGCTTAGGGATATTTATGTGAAAATCTGTCTTTGTATTTATATGTATCTGAGTTGTCAATGAATTAAATAGTTATCTATTTGTCTAATATTTCGTGTAAACACTGCTGTCAAAACTCTATTGGATTAAGAAATATAGATAAAATTAGCTTTATTTAGCAGGAATTATCAAGATTCTCAATTATTGTGCTAAATAAGTCTTCTATTTCAGCTATTGAAGTAACTCTTACTAGGTCAAATCTGTATTTGGTGGCGTTTCTTATG
Proteins encoded:
- a CDS encoding excinuclease ABC subunit B, with the translated sequence MTKQFQLVSNYGPAGDQPKAIQSLTEGIRNGFRSQTLLGVTGSGKTYTIANVIQNVQKPTLLIAHNKTLAAQLYNEMKELLPNNAVEYFISYYDYYQPEAYIPRTDTYIEKTASVNDEIDRLRHSTTRSLFERKDVVVVASVSCIYGLGLPQNYFRGSIKISLGDLIDRDDFLRELVNVHYERNDIELKRGTFRARGDIVEIQPSYENTIIRLQFFGDEIEKISKIDHVTGEVLEICENVIIFPAVHYLSGTEDLLETCQLIKNELVERYDELKSQNKLLEAQRIWQRTSHDIEMIREVGYCNGIENYSRIFERREPGSPSATLLDYFSDDFLVVIDESHVTLPQIKGMYNGDAARKSVLIDYGFRLPCARDNRPLKIEEFWERVNQVIYVSATPAEFERTTADQIVEQIIRPTGLIDPGVEIRPIENQVDDLISEIKKRADKNERVLITTLTKKMAEDLSDYFLQLGIRVRYLHSEILSLERVEILRDLRLGEFDVLIGVNLLREGLDLPEVTLVAIMDADKEGFLRSETSLIQTIGRAARNSCGKVILYADKITNSIQRAKEETDRRRQIQIEHNRINNITPKTIVKDIKNNLLELVNSYRSVEDVIAEQMVEIGATIDDLPKIIDKLEKSMHAAAKILDFERAAEIRDKLKSLREIQKSSPAKVQTSKIKKK